The Besnoitia besnoiti strain Bb-Ger1 chromosome Unknown contig00145, whole genome shotgun sequence DNA window gtattggagaaaggagattagtaatgactgtagcaccccagaaactcatctgtcccatggtagtacataaccgaggaaagcagtggctatagtaagtagatataaaactaaaccagacatccaagcagtagttaaataactatagctggagttatacatacctcgagacatgtgtattaagatacacaagaagacgaaagaagcagttgttgcatgcaacatcctaaattcccatcctgctgctacctctctaactagatgttgaacactagcaaatgcacaagatgcttcagaagtatatcggaacgctaaagtgatacctgtaattatttggagtacaaaggtaattgcaactaagaaaccaaagttataagatgaatttagattgagagcacaccgataaaagacgaggtgtgcccggaatagactcatggaaatttggtgtgttctcgaaaccatgctagcacaatagaacttcgttaaataactacatattaaaatgagcgcatgtaaactagtcttaaaaCACacgctcgtcacgtaacaaatctcaaatcgtactgtagattttatatatgtaccgtaactataaccatggtgacatccaatgttcacgctcatggattcagtgtccaggactacctggcgcttaataacgattccgtcttccagcttccaagcaaacattaccgtgatattgaaaatccaacactttagctgtcttaagcagtccagtggggtggtggtgtactgcaatcataaagaacttggttgtctgtatctcataaccggagtcatcttcagtattctaggaactataatgtctttgtttattcgatttgagtgaacacataagatcatcgaatttaacggtatgctcctgaaagtaacggtacaagctgtaaacaaaggactccttaacttaaactgaggagtcaagtaggtacaaaccgtacaaggattaattatgtccatctgtgcatctaagttgagactatcggttatatattttagacgctaacttcccggctaaactttgacttattaaaccagcctgggatcataaaagtactatgtatggtaagattgagcgtggactatcgaatgaaacaatgtgctccaacgctagtctaagtctctaacataccttttacctacaactgtacggaacgtaacaaacctccaggcaaagaacttg harbors:
- a CDS encoding putative apocytochrome b (encoded by transcript BESB_027060), with product MSLFRAHLVFYRCALNLNSSYNFGFLVAITFVLQIITGITLAFRYTSEASCAFASVQHLVREVAAGWEFRMLHATTASFVFLCILIHMSRGMYNSSYSYLTTAWMSGLVLYLLTIATAFLGYVLPWDR